A single genomic interval of Halalkalibaculum roseum harbors:
- a CDS encoding glycosyltransferase family 2 protein, which yields MMAETEQQQPDIDLSVVVPLLNEEHSLAKLAEKVEEALSESFRFELIFVDDGSTDHSWKEIEQLSQKCNWVHGIRFLRNYGKSTALQAGFERSRGRYVATMDADLQDDPFEIPEMIRMIKEEGYHLVSGWKKERHDPLSKTIPSRFFNKVTSWVTGIKLNDFNCGIKAYKREVIENIHLYGELHRYIPLLAKWEGYDKIGEKVVKHHSRKFGKTKFGLSRFMHGFLDLVSLVFVNNYLQRPMHFFGTIGVLLLVVGGIINLYLAIDKIVYGAILGDRPLLLLGVMLMVLGAQIFSIGFLGELFFKNRREHRDPNIKETV from the coding sequence ATGATGGCTGAAACCGAACAGCAACAACCTGACATCGATCTTTCAGTAGTAGTACCGCTGCTCAACGAAGAACATTCCCTGGCAAAACTCGCCGAAAAAGTGGAAGAGGCTCTGTCGGAATCTTTCCGTTTTGAACTGATCTTCGTGGATGACGGTTCAACCGATCATTCCTGGAAAGAGATCGAACAGCTCTCCCAAAAATGTAACTGGGTCCACGGGATCCGGTTCCTCAGAAACTACGGGAAAAGCACCGCATTGCAGGCCGGCTTTGAGCGCAGCAGGGGCAGGTATGTAGCCACCATGGATGCCGACTTGCAGGACGATCCTTTTGAGATTCCGGAAATGATCCGCATGATTAAAGAGGAGGGATATCATCTGGTTAGCGGCTGGAAGAAAGAGCGTCATGATCCGCTTTCCAAGACCATTCCTTCCCGTTTTTTCAATAAAGTGACCTCCTGGGTAACGGGAATAAAACTCAATGATTTCAACTGCGGGATCAAGGCCTATAAGAGGGAAGTGATTGAAAATATCCACCTTTACGGGGAGCTGCATCGCTATATACCCCTGCTGGCGAAGTGGGAGGGCTACGATAAGATTGGGGAGAAGGTGGTAAAACATCACAGCCGGAAATTCGGAAAGACGAAATTCGGGTTATCGCGATTCATGCACGGTTTCCTGGACCTGGTATCCCTGGTGTTTGTCAATAATTACTTGCAGCGTCCCATGCACTTTTTCGGCACCATCGGTGTCTTGCTGCTGGTGGTCGGCGGCATCATCAACCTCTACCTGGCGATTGACAAAATCGTCTATGGAGCTATCCTGGGCGATCGTCCGCTGCTCCTGCTAGGGGTCATGCTGATGGTGCTGGGTGCGCAGATCTTTTCCATCGGATTTCTGGGAGAACTCTTTTTCAAAAACCGAAGGGAGCACAGGGACCCTAATATTAAAGAAACCGTCTAG
- a CDS encoding class I SAM-dependent methyltransferase: protein MSRIAYDPVKDRFASLIRNSAFLRTLFYKLLDLFFLRSWYVRRVLRTYAGDMDRKGPWQLLDAGSGFGQYDRFILHHFENVRVTAVDVKEDYLEDSRSYFEAMNQSDRIRFEQMDLLDPGFDRVYDFVICIDVLEHIEEDRKVITNLQSTLKEGGYLLMHSPSIYAEEDAEGDETFVDEHARVGYSKEDIREKLQTAGLEPVEVEYTYGEKGHRAWELLIKYPMLWMNRYKLWVLPLLVIYFLFTLPYGLTLMKLDMRQKNERGTGIYALARK from the coding sequence ATGAGTCGCATTGCCTACGATCCGGTCAAAGACCGATTTGCCTCCCTCATACGAAATTCCGCATTCCTGAGAACCCTCTTTTACAAACTGCTGGACCTGTTTTTTCTGAGAAGCTGGTATGTGAGGCGGGTGCTGCGAACCTATGCCGGTGATATGGATAGAAAAGGTCCCTGGCAGCTGCTCGATGCCGGTTCCGGTTTCGGGCAGTACGACCGGTTTATCCTCCATCACTTCGAGAACGTCCGGGTAACTGCCGTGGATGTAAAGGAAGATTACCTGGAGGATTCGAGGTCCTATTTTGAAGCAATGAACCAATCCGACCGCATCCGTTTTGAGCAGATGGATTTACTGGATCCTGGGTTTGACAGGGTGTACGACTTTGTTATCTGTATCGATGTACTGGAGCATATAGAAGAAGACCGCAAGGTAATTACCAATCTGCAATCGACTTTGAAGGAGGGAGGTTACTTATTGATGCATTCTCCATCGATCTATGCCGAAGAAGATGCCGAGGGGGATGAGACCTTTGTGGATGAACATGCCCGGGTGGGTTACTCCAAGGAAGATATCAGGGAAAAACTGCAAACCGCGGGACTGGAACCGGTGGAAGTCGAATACACCTATGGGGAAAAAGGACACCGCGCCTGGGAGCTGCTCATTAAATATCCCATGCTCTGGATGAACCGCTACAAGCTGTGGGTATTACCGTTGCTGGTGATATATTTTCTGTTCACCTTGCCGTACGGACTGACTCTCATGAAGCTAGATATGAGACAAAAGAATGAAAGAGGTACTGGCATATACGCATTGGCTAGAAAATAA
- a CDS encoding universal stress protein has protein sequence MATEFKNVFFPTDFSKNAQIALPIAAEIAWRTDSKLILFHASQSAMDFAPNFEEAKEEAIKKAEADFESLIDDLKKDERFAGLEIVTILQSGHPTVGLMEKSKKYDSGIIVMGTKGATGDRNVIFGSTASSIINRSSIPVLAIPSSSKFDDFNHITFTTDYHEGDLEAMKQTVTFAKLFDSEIKVMHVAEEESLLSDIKFRGFRELVKEDVDYDKISFVIKYDYDFFPVMADYLIDNPETLLIMVRHKKTFWEKLVERDHSKEMAFYSRVPLLVLMGRSVQL, from the coding sequence ATGGCTACCGAATTCAAGAATGTCTTCTTCCCCACTGATTTTTCAAAAAATGCGCAAATAGCCTTGCCGATTGCGGCAGAAATCGCGTGGCGAACCGATTCAAAACTTATACTGTTCCATGCCAGTCAGAGTGCGATGGATTTTGCTCCCAATTTCGAAGAGGCAAAAGAAGAGGCCATCAAGAAAGCCGAAGCAGATTTTGAAAGCCTTATTGATGATTTAAAAAAGGATGAGAGGTTTGCCGGTCTGGAAATTGTTACGATACTGCAATCCGGACATCCTACCGTCGGACTCATGGAAAAGTCCAAAAAGTATGACAGCGGTATCATCGTGATGGGTACTAAAGGTGCGACCGGTGACAGAAACGTTATATTCGGTAGCACAGCATCCAGTATCATCAATAGATCGTCCATACCGGTATTGGCCATCCCGTCAAGCAGCAAGTTTGATGATTTCAACCATATCACCTTTACGACTGACTACCATGAGGGTGACTTAGAGGCGATGAAGCAGACGGTGACTTTCGCAAAACTCTTCGATTCTGAAATCAAGGTGATGCATGTAGCGGAAGAGGAGAGCCTATTGTCTGATATAAAATTCAGGGGGTTCCGGGAGCTGGTGAAGGAGGATGTTGATTATGATAAGATCTCTTTCGTGATTAAATATGACTACGATTTTTTCCCGGTGATGGCGGATTACCTGATTGATAACCCGGAAACACTGCTGATCATGGTCAGGCATAAAAAGACCTTCTGGGAAAAACTGGTGGAGCGGGACCATTCGAAGGAGATGGCGTTCTACTCACGGGTGCCTCTCTTGGTTCTAATGGGAAGGTCAGTTCAGCTATAA
- a CDS encoding glycosyltransferase, which translates to MISFLSVFPPYRGGIATFSDSLYRELSLLTKVRPFGFKKLYPSLLFPGTSQKLEKSNNTYALEVFHPYQPFNWRQVAEQIMEENPDYLLYSYWHPFFAPGFRKVLQHSKKINPVLKTVGIAHNIMPHEYFPLKKYLTERLLDKTDLTVLLSEQTESDFKELHTESQYMKLFHPIYELERPEADVDQLRTKYGFHKDDQIVLFLGLVRDYKGVDILIEALNEILPKRERIKPLIVGEFYTDKSKLLDQIDGQVKDRYTIRDEFVSDKTMAELLTLSDLLVLPYKEASQSGVLANAIYFNLPALITDHPGLSEHLTHRHNGMICRPNDAQDLRYNIEAYFDEQLKEKLSRNLEPLKEELSWEKFASRLVERMQSL; encoded by the coding sequence GTGATTTCATTTTTAAGTGTTTTCCCGCCGTACCGCGGAGGCATCGCCACATTCAGCGACTCGCTGTACCGGGAGCTATCCTTACTAACTAAGGTCAGGCCCTTTGGTTTCAAGAAATTATATCCCTCCCTCCTTTTTCCGGGTACTTCCCAGAAACTTGAGAAGAGTAATAATACCTATGCCCTGGAAGTCTTTCATCCCTACCAACCCTTCAACTGGAGACAGGTTGCTGAGCAGATCATGGAAGAGAATCCCGATTATCTGTTATACTCCTACTGGCACCCGTTTTTTGCGCCGGGCTTTCGCAAGGTTTTGCAGCACAGCAAAAAAATCAACCCCGTACTCAAGACCGTAGGGATAGCCCATAATATCATGCCCCATGAGTACTTTCCTTTGAAGAAGTATCTGACCGAACGATTGCTGGATAAAACGGATCTAACCGTCCTGCTGTCCGAGCAAACGGAGTCCGATTTTAAAGAGCTGCACACCGAGTCTCAATACATGAAGCTTTTTCATCCCATTTATGAGCTGGAGAGGCCGGAAGCTGATGTCGATCAACTGCGAACTAAGTATGGATTCCACAAAGATGATCAGATCGTGCTCTTCCTGGGACTCGTACGTGACTATAAGGGCGTAGACATTTTGATTGAAGCATTAAATGAAATCCTCCCGAAAAGGGAACGCATCAAACCATTGATTGTGGGTGAGTTTTATACCGATAAATCGAAGCTTTTGGATCAGATCGATGGACAGGTAAAAGATCGGTACACCATTCGGGATGAATTTGTGTCCGACAAAACAATGGCTGAGTTACTGACCCTCTCGGATCTGCTCGTTCTTCCCTACAAGGAAGCCAGCCAGAGTGGTGTGCTGGCCAATGCAATTTATTTCAATTTGCCGGCCCTGATAACCGATCATCCCGGTCTCAGCGAACACCTCACGCACCGCCACAATGGAATGATCTGCCGGCCTAACGACGCACAGGATCTTCGCTATAATATTGAAGCCTATTTTGACGAGCAATTGAAAGAAAAACTATCTCGCAATCTGGAGCCTTTAAAAGAGGAATTGAGCTGGGAAAAATTCGCAAGCAGGCTCGTTGAGAGGATGCAAAGTTTGTGA
- a CDS encoding ATP-dependent Clp protease ATP-binding subunit — translation MEGNFSSKVRDVIQFSREEALRLGHDYIGTEHLILGIVRLGEGVAVKILKNLNCDLYKLKKTVEDTVRGTGGSVTVGNIPLTKQAEKVLRITYLEAKLYKSDTIGTEHLLLSLLRDDENIAAQILQQFSVSYDAVREELDLIISGKSTDDDAKDARSVSASLSSSKGSKSSGSSREKKMEKSKTPVLDNFGRDLTQMAEDGKLDPIIGREKEIERVAQVLSRRKKNNPVLIGEPGVGKTAIAEGLATRIVERKVSRVLYDKRVIALDLAALVAGTKYRGQFEERMKAVMGELEKTDNVILFIDELHTIVGAGGASGSLDASNMLKPALARGEVQAIGATTLNEYRQYIEKDGALERRFQKIMVDPTTIEETMEILKQIKGKYEKHHSVQYSDKAIEDCVKLTDRYVTDHFLPDKAIDALDEVGAKVHLSNITVPQHIVDMEEEIEKTSNEKNAMVKKQRFEEAARLRDKEKRLMEELDQAQKEWEKESEEIVYDVEDEDVAEVVAMMSGVPVNKISQSEGKKLLKMKEKLGENIIGQDEAIVKLTKAIQRTRAGLKDPTRPIGSFVFLGPTGVGKTETAKVLANYLFDKEDALIRIDMSEYMEKFSVSRLVGAPPGYVGYEEGGILTEKVRRKPYSVVLLDEIEKAHPDVFNILLQVLDDGILTDSLGRKVDFRNTIIIMTSNIGTSEIRSLGKGIGFSTGDSAFDYEKMKSTIQDALKKVFNPEFLNRIDDVITFRPLEKEDIFKIIDLLSDDLFKRIHDLGYEVEITKGAKDFLSDKGFDQKYGARPLKRAIQRYVEDPLAEELLNVEHPEGSAIKIKMNKSRDDLTFDWEDADEKKAEEEEPKDSAAKDSGGDEDDSESKETKSEAKA, via the coding sequence ATGGAGGGCAACTTCTCAAGTAAAGTTCGCGACGTGATTCAATTTAGCCGTGAGGAAGCTCTAAGGCTTGGTCACGACTACATTGGTACCGAACACCTCATTCTCGGTATTGTTCGTCTTGGAGAAGGCGTAGCAGTAAAGATACTGAAGAATCTGAATTGCGACCTTTACAAACTTAAAAAAACAGTAGAAGATACCGTGCGAGGTACCGGCGGATCGGTAACTGTTGGAAACATCCCATTAACCAAACAGGCCGAGAAGGTACTGCGCATTACCTATCTCGAAGCCAAACTCTACAAAAGCGATACCATAGGTACCGAACACCTGTTGCTATCCTTGCTGAGAGATGACGAAAATATTGCCGCGCAGATATTACAGCAGTTCAGCGTCTCATACGATGCTGTTCGTGAAGAACTAGATCTTATCATCTCCGGTAAATCTACCGATGATGATGCGAAGGATGCACGCTCAGTATCAGCGAGCCTCTCCTCTTCTAAAGGTTCTAAATCATCCGGAAGCTCCAGAGAAAAGAAAATGGAAAAATCGAAAACACCTGTACTCGACAATTTTGGTCGTGATTTAACTCAAATGGCTGAAGATGGCAAATTGGATCCTATCATCGGTCGTGAGAAAGAAATTGAACGTGTAGCACAAGTATTGAGTCGACGCAAGAAAAACAATCCGGTCCTAATCGGAGAACCCGGCGTAGGTAAAACTGCCATCGCTGAAGGACTTGCCACCCGCATTGTGGAGCGCAAAGTGTCACGTGTGCTCTATGACAAGCGCGTCATTGCACTCGATCTTGCAGCCCTGGTTGCAGGTACCAAGTATCGCGGACAGTTTGAAGAACGCATGAAAGCGGTAATGGGCGAGCTGGAAAAAACAGATAATGTCATCCTGTTTATTGATGAACTCCACACCATTGTCGGTGCCGGAGGTGCCAGCGGGTCGCTGGATGCATCCAACATGCTGAAGCCTGCCCTTGCACGTGGTGAAGTACAGGCTATCGGTGCCACCACGCTGAACGAGTATCGCCAGTATATTGAAAAAGACGGAGCGCTCGAGCGTCGATTCCAGAAGATTATGGTCGACCCGACAACCATCGAAGAAACCATGGAGATTCTCAAGCAGATCAAAGGCAAGTACGAGAAGCACCACAGCGTGCAGTATTCAGACAAGGCCATTGAAGATTGCGTAAAACTTACCGATCGCTACGTGACCGACCACTTCCTCCCCGACAAGGCTATTGATGCTCTTGACGAGGTAGGTGCCAAGGTCCATCTCTCCAACATTACTGTCCCACAGCACATTGTGGATATGGAGGAAGAGATCGAGAAGACCAGCAATGAGAAAAATGCCATGGTCAAAAAGCAGCGGTTTGAAGAAGCTGCCCGCCTGCGAGACAAAGAGAAGCGCCTGATGGAAGAACTGGACCAGGCCCAGAAAGAGTGGGAAAAAGAGTCCGAAGAAATAGTATACGATGTTGAAGATGAAGATGTTGCCGAAGTCGTTGCCATGATGAGCGGCGTGCCGGTCAACAAGATCAGCCAGAGCGAAGGCAAGAAACTGCTGAAGATGAAGGAGAAGCTGGGCGAGAATATCATCGGTCAAGATGAAGCTATTGTCAAGCTTACCAAAGCTATTCAGCGTACACGCGCCGGATTGAAAGATCCCACGCGTCCGATCGGTTCCTTTGTGTTCCTCGGCCCTACCGGTGTAGGTAAGACGGAAACAGCGAAAGTTCTGGCCAACTACCTCTTTGATAAAGAAGATGCCCTGATTCGCATCGACATGAGTGAGTATATGGAGAAGTTCTCCGTCTCACGACTGGTCGGAGCTCCTCCGGGCTATGTAGGCTACGAAGAAGGCGGTATTCTTACCGAGAAGGTACGTCGCAAGCCATACAGCGTAGTGCTGCTTGATGAAATTGAGAAAGCACACCCTGACGTATTCAACATCTTGCTGCAGGTACTCGATGACGGTATACTTACCGACAGTCTGGGACGCAAGGTGGACTTCCGAAATACGATTATCATCATGACTTCCAACATTGGAACCAGTGAGATTCGTAGTCTCGGTAAGGGAATAGGATTCTCTACCGGCGACAGCGCCTTCGATTATGAGAAGATGAAGTCAACCATACAGGATGCACTCAAGAAAGTATTTAACCCTGAGTTCTTGAACCGTATTGATGATGTCATCACCTTCCGTCCGCTCGAGAAGGAAGACATCTTCAAGATTATCGACCTGCTGTCTGATGATCTCTTCAAGCGCATCCATGATCTCGGCTACGAAGTGGAGATCACTAAGGGCGCGAAAGATTTCCTTTCCGACAAAGGCTTTGATCAGAAATACGGTGCTCGTCCATTAAAGCGGGCTATTCAGAGGTACGTGGAAGATCCGCTCGCCGAAGAGCTGCTTAATGTAGAGCATCCTGAAGGCTCAGCCATCAAGATCAAGATGAACAAGTCTCGGGATGACCTTACTTTCGATTGGGAAGATGCCGATGAAAAGAAGGCTGAAGAGGAAGAGCCCAAGGATTCAGCAGCTAAAGATTCCGGCGGAGACGAGGATGATTCCGAATCGAAAGAGACGAAATCAGAAGCAAAAGCATAA
- the gpmI gene encoding 2,3-bisphosphoglycerate-independent phosphoglycerate mutase has product MADSYSKALLVILDGYGIAKNPEVSAIDKADKPFIDHLFDSYSHSKLSASGEDVGLPEGQFGNSEVGHLNIGAGRIVWQELSRINKSIRDGSFYENEVLLDAMKQAKKKGKIHIMGLFSDGGVHSHNNHLFALLKMIKEHGIEDAYVHAFTDGRDTSPMGGIKYAREFNDRAQEIGVGTLASIVGRYYAMDRDNRWERTQKAYDLLVHGKGEVFDTAGEAFESTYENKVTDEFIKPKLIDQSDQSRIQKGDTVIFYNIRGDRARQITRALCEEDFDEFETEELDLHYSTFTSYDESFDFLHVAFPPADISNTLGEYISNKHLKQLRIAETEKYPHVTYFFNGGEETPFEGEERILIPSPKVATYDLQPEMSAPEVADALCAQLITEKHHLCILNFANPDMVGHTGVMEAAISAVETIDTQLKKVVETATEHGYKILVIADHGNADCMIKEDGSPHTAHTTAMVPAMIINEEGTVEMHDGILADVASTLLKLMGIDQPEEMTGKPLY; this is encoded by the coding sequence TTGGCAGATTCTTATTCCAAAGCACTTCTGGTCATATTAGACGGTTACGGGATAGCCAAGAATCCCGAAGTGAGTGCCATTGACAAGGCTGATAAGCCATTTATTGACCATCTCTTTGATTCCTATTCCCATTCCAAACTTTCTGCAAGCGGCGAAGATGTAGGTCTTCCCGAAGGGCAGTTTGGCAACTCTGAAGTCGGTCACCTTAATATAGGTGCGGGCAGAATTGTCTGGCAGGAGCTTTCCAGAATCAACAAATCCATCAGAGATGGTTCTTTCTATGAGAACGAAGTGTTGCTGGATGCGATGAAGCAAGCCAAAAAGAAGGGAAAGATCCATATTATGGGACTCTTTTCAGACGGAGGGGTTCACAGTCACAACAATCACCTCTTTGCTCTACTTAAGATGATTAAAGAGCACGGTATTGAAGATGCCTACGTGCATGCCTTTACCGATGGTCGTGACACCTCTCCTATGGGCGGCATCAAATATGCACGAGAATTCAACGATCGGGCACAAGAAATCGGGGTCGGCACACTGGCTTCTATTGTCGGACGCTACTATGCCATGGATCGCGACAACCGCTGGGAACGTACTCAAAAGGCTTATGACCTGTTGGTTCACGGAAAAGGCGAAGTATTTGATACGGCGGGAGAAGCCTTTGAATCCACCTACGAAAACAAGGTGACTGACGAGTTTATCAAGCCCAAGCTGATCGATCAATCGGATCAATCCAGGATCCAAAAAGGCGATACCGTTATTTTTTATAATATTCGCGGTGATAGGGCCAGGCAGATCACACGTGCGCTTTGCGAGGAAGACTTCGATGAATTTGAAACCGAAGAACTGGATCTTCACTACTCTACGTTTACTTCCTATGACGAGTCGTTCGATTTTCTGCATGTAGCCTTTCCGCCTGCCGACATCAGCAATACCCTTGGTGAGTATATCAGTAATAAGCACCTGAAGCAGCTGCGCATAGCGGAAACGGAAAAGTACCCGCACGTCACCTACTTTTTCAACGGAGGAGAAGAGACTCCTTTCGAAGGGGAAGAACGTATTTTGATTCCAAGCCCGAAAGTAGCTACCTATGACCTGCAACCTGAGATGAGTGCCCCTGAAGTGGCGGATGCTCTATGTGCCCAGCTCATTACCGAGAAGCACCATCTTTGCATCCTGAATTTTGCCAATCCCGATATGGTAGGCCATACCGGAGTGATGGAAGCTGCGATCAGTGCGGTGGAGACCATTGACACCCAGCTCAAGAAAGTTGTGGAAACCGCTACGGAACACGGTTATAAAATATTGGTCATTGCCGACCATGGAAATGCCGACTGCATGATCAAGGAAGATGGTAGTCCCCATACCGCCCATACTACCGCCATGGTCCCTGCCATGATCATCAATGAAGAAGGAACCGTTGAAATGCATGACGGTATCCTGGCAGATGTTGCCTCTACCCTGCTGAAACTAATGGGCATTGATCAGCCAGAAGAGATGACCGGAAAGCCGCTCTATTGA
- the rpsT gene encoding 30S ribosomal protein S20, translating to MPQHQSAIKRVRQNKKRREHNRAQRSKMRTLITNVMDETDKEKAQELYKKATSYVDKMSSKGILHENKAARKKSQMSKHINNL from the coding sequence ATGCCTCAACATCAATCAGCTATAAAGCGTGTACGCCAGAATAAGAAGCGGCGTGAGCATAACCGAGCCCAGCGCTCTAAAATGAGAACATTGATTACCAACGTAATGGATGAAACCGACAAGGAAAAAGCGCAGGAGCTCTACAAGAAAGCAACTTCCTATGTCGACAAAATGAGTTCCAAGGGTATTCTGCATGAAAATAAGGCAGCACGGAAAAAATCACAGATGTCCAAGCATATAAATAATCTATAA
- the cmk gene encoding (d)CMP kinase has protein sequence MIIVIDGPAGAGKSTTAKAVAKKLGIQYLDSGALYRALTVIYLESGKDADSFFKKLKDKDITFKYTDEQFRVWLNEKDITDKLRSSNVADEVSTVASLLKSRERVNELMREAVEHDTYIAEGRDLGTAVFPDADLKFFMKADVNERARRRYEELLEAGEETSLKKVKQNILERDYKDSQRKTDPLKQADDAIIVDTTNLDFEQQVAQICSDITDKLELPIKQ, from the coding sequence ATGATTATCGTTATTGATGGTCCGGCCGGCGCGGGTAAAAGTACAACTGCTAAGGCCGTAGCCAAAAAACTTGGTATTCAATATCTCGATTCCGGAGCACTTTACCGGGCGCTAACCGTTATCTATCTGGAGTCGGGGAAAGATGCCGATTCGTTCTTTAAGAAATTGAAAGATAAGGATATCACCTTTAAGTATACCGATGAACAATTTCGGGTATGGCTTAATGAGAAGGATATTACCGACAAGCTGCGATCCTCGAATGTAGCGGATGAAGTGAGTACCGTTGCCTCACTGCTGAAATCGCGTGAGCGTGTGAACGAACTGATGCGTGAAGCGGTAGAGCACGATACCTACATTGCGGAAGGACGGGATCTGGGCACTGCGGTATTTCCGGATGCCGATTTGAAATTTTTTATGAAAGCCGATGTTAACGAACGCGCACGTCGCAGGTACGAAGAGCTGCTGGAAGCGGGTGAAGAGACATCGCTGAAGAAAGTGAAACAAAACATACTGGAACGCGACTATAAAGACTCGCAGCGTAAAACTGATCCGCTCAAGCAGGCGGACGATGCTATTATAGTCGACACAACAAATTTAGATTTCGAACAACAGGTAGCTCAAATTTGTTCGGATATTACGGACAAGTTGGAACTGCCAATTAAACAATAA